A region of Porites lutea chromosome 13, jaPorLute2.1, whole genome shotgun sequence DNA encodes the following proteins:
- the LOC140922492 gene encoding uncharacterized protein produces MKPTVIALLQLVFAHSASALLSTNITRIQSKDKFTNPNRTAVKACLASGKPSSFLDSCVKFDSVNTQAECWNSRDCCESCQCKVGYPTYLAHLGKCVSLSELNSDVFGHGSIGCESYLEVKTKGSGGGGGDDDEDDGDDGRKQKDVFKVPASTWSPPVLDLLRTPSPKDPKIKFCKHKDVESCDLEQARYSGFSQWRNVTNLSHTFWGVKDKKDILFRWSTAASSNLSGNIFFFNLKCKQKKKGKPVTNFSACFIFKSDGTQIVTPPLQSTTPAATTTIKMTTLKPKKTIKTTTMAATTKSKTTVMPLTLKSTKTPTTKLSTIQKARETTSLPVTQSTTDVTQTKPIETSERTEPTEPVEPTEPAAPTEPMEPGDTGKRSLENSSDDSGRGTIVIIVSVLSALVAVTVVSVIIVCYLKKRNQGKKAFSSNQFSIQFKKQSTHHSATSPEEHIIQDQNDYQPLGNDGKQTDASKWEPPSYQGLTKKTEGAWGEGEVYMNPTMYQELTKKKTTSSENMPAYHPLMKPSKSADVSAYDYGYISTNGKDGLAATETTHKENPYYFKLEQPGQTEEAAGKESPYYFKLEQPGKPK; encoded by the exons ATGAAGCCCACCGTGATAGCACTTCTTCAATTGGTGTTTGCACACTCTGCAAGCGCTCTGCTGAGTACAAATATTACCAGAATTCAGAGCaaagacaaatttacaaatCCTAATCGGACGGCCGTGAAGGCCTGTCTTGCAAGCGGAAAACCGTCTTCGTTCCTCGATTCTTGCGTGAAGTTTGATTCAGTAAATACTCAGGCAGAATGCTGGAATTCTCGAGACTGCTGTGAATCATGTCAATGTAAAGTAGGTTATCCAACTTACCTAGCTCATTTGGGCAAGTGTGTTAGTCTATCGGAGCTCAACTCGGATGTTTTTGGGCACGGGTCAATAG GGTGTGAATCCTATTTGGAGGTAAAAACGAAAggcagtggtggtggtggtggtgacgACGACGAGGATGATGGAGATGACGGTCGTAAACAAAAAGACGTTTTCAAAGTGCCCGCGTCCACCTGGAGTCCACCTGTACTTGATTTATTGCGGACTCCATCACCAAAAGATCCTAAGATTAAATTTTGCAAACATAAGGATGTGGAGTCGTGTGATTTAGAACAAGCGCGCTACTCTGGATTTAGCCAATGGCGTAATGTTACAAACTTGTCTCATACTTTTTGGGGAGTGAAGGACAAGAAAGATATCCTGTTCAGG TGGAGTACTGCAGCATCGTCAAATTTAAGTGGAAACATCTTCTTTTTCAACCTAAAATGTAAACAGAAGAAGAAAGGAAAGCCGGTGACGAATTTTTCAGCATGCTTCATATTCAAGTCTGACGGAACTCAAATAG tCACTCCACCACTTCAGTCAACAACCCCAGCGGCGACAACAACGATAAAAATGACAACATTAAAGCctaaaaagacaataaaaacgACAACAATGGCGGCGACTACAAAATCAAAGACAACAGTGATGCCTTTGACTTTAAAATCAACTAAGACGCCAACAACAAAACTAAGCACAATCCAAAAAGCGCGGGAAACAACTTCATTGCCAGTGACGCAATCAACTACTGACGTCACGCAGACTAAGCCAATAGAAACCAGTGAACGCACGGAGCCAACGGAGCCCGTAGAACCGACTGAACCGGCGGCGCCAACTGAGCCTATGGAGCCCGGGGATACAGGAAAGCGGTCATTAGAGAATTCAAGTGACGATAGCGGTAGAGGAACAATTGTCATTATCGTTTCTGTTCTCTCGGCACTTGTTGCGGTCACCGTGGTATCTGTTATCATAGTATGTtacttgaagaaaagaaaccaaGG CAAAAAGGCATTCTCCTCCAATCAATTCTCCATTCAAT TCAAGAAACAAAGCACTCATCACTCAGCAACAAGTCCAGAAGAACACATCATTCAGGACCAAAACGATTACCAGCCACTAGGGAATGATGGGAAACAAACAGATGCTAGTAAATGGGAGCCACCTTCGTACCAGGGTCTCACAAAGAAGACCGAGGGAGCTTGGGGCGAGGGAGAAGTGTACATGAACCCTACAATGTACCAGGaactaacaaagaaaaaaacaacgtcCAGTGAAAATATGCCAGCTTACCATCCGCTTATGAAACCATCTAAG TCAGCGGACGTTTCTGCATATGATTATGGATACATCTCAACCAATGGAAAGGATGGCTTGGCGGCGACAGAAACCACTCACAAAGAGAATCCATATTATTTCAAACTCGAACAGCCTGGACAGACTGAAGAAGCCGCTGGCAAGGAGAGTCcatattattttaaacttgaaCAGCctggaaagccaaaataa
- the LOC140922828 gene encoding uncharacterized protein: MTSKAPQTTMPPMMVTSSAAHEEMTSSQGLKDFTKVQLEERVATSRFKDIRSPTTTATSFSSEINKVVTSLKGLKSPPLTMTMTNSLTTDTLTSSQGIKTVVVERVLPQIGFATSPQLTTSMTSSQFEHKVTSSEVNQSSSQIEDVTSTKPTKIVTSSVFRKLMLDKYSTRQSNKKATSQPTKTSIAFSSFLTSSVHNIQAMTTSPPQTLTFAFWDKEIKTTSRYFLKSSSVDTDSPPMKHTTQHEDLKITLTFSSSQLADLTTSSRPDVTSSSDMKTTTTQKNLESSTTPSSTEIMTSQSSSPVAMTTNAGVEVKVESTTSAPETEHNVTHTTHPTDHEEPHGNITHSPHDVHVTHHTMGTPNEPDVDAATGDEKQTGGGEIVSIIVVLGLLGGMIAFVIFMIIKDRARTGGANLKDRKLPVIGDDHGFKPLKEVPEEKEKEKEHKVTHVEKRNSQRYSYHGNPEDAIPLLELHIQDGRPPVLNSNDETQEAEPEQPAVKPLLDVYGDSNTTMSSGKSKEKIWPAVV; this comes from the exons ATGACATCCAAAGCTCCGCAAACCACAATGCCACCAATGATGGTGACGTCATCTGCAGCTCACgaagaaatgacgtcatcgcAAGGTTTAAAAGACTTTACGAAAGTCCAGCTTGAGGAAAGAGTCGCCACGTCTAGATTTAAAGATATAAGGTCACCTACAACGACCGCAACGTCATTTTCTTCCGAGATTAACAAAGTTGTGACGTCCTTGAAAGGTTTAAAATCCCCTCCTttaacaatgacaatgacaaattCTTTAACAACGGACACGTTAACTTCTTCTCAAGGAATTAAGACTGTCGTAGTAGAACGTGTTCTCCCACAGATAGGATTCGCGACCTCACCTCAACTCACAACATCCATGACTTCATCCCAGTTTGAACACAAAGTGACGTCCTCTGAAGTTAACCAATCATCATCACAGATAGAAGACGTTACTTCAACCAAACCTACAAAAATTGTGACGTCATCTGTATTTCGAAAATTAATGCTAGATAAATACTCAACACGACAGTCAAATAAGAAAGCAACATCACAGCCAACAAAAACTTCAATTGCATTTTCATCGTTTTTAACATCTTCGGTGCATAACATACAAGCAATGACGACATCGCCACCTCAGACCTTGACTTTTGCATTTTGGGATAAAGAGATAAAAACGACGTCACgctattttctaaaatcatcATCTGTTGATACTGATTCTCCACCAATGAAACATACGACGCAGCACGAAGATTTGAAAATTACGCTAACTTTTTCTTCATCTCAACTTGCAGATCTGACCACATCATCCCGACCGGATGTGACATCGTCATCAGATATGAAAACAACCACAACACAGAAAAACCTTGAATCTTCCACGACGCCATCTTCAACAGAAATTATGACATCGCAAAGCAGCTCACCAGTTGCCATGACTACAAATGCTGGCGTCGAAGTTAAGGTTGAGAGCACCACGTCAGCACCGGAAACGGAACACAATGTTACCCACACCACCCATCCTACTGATCATGAAGAGCCGCACGGAAATATCACGCACTCACCACATGATGTACACGTGACACACCACACAATGGGCACTCCAAATGAGCCTGATGTAGACGCCGCCACGGGTGATGAGAAGCAGACTGGAGGCGGAGAGATTGTGTCAATCATAGTAGTGCTTGGTCTGCTGGGTGGCATGATTGCATTCGTCATTTTCATGATAATAAAAGACAGGGCCAGAACAGG GGGGGCAAACCTAAAGGATCGCAAGCTTCCAG TTATCGGTGATGACCATGGTTTTAAGCCTCTTAAAGAAGtaccagaagaaaaagaaaaagaaaaagaacataaGGTTACCCACGTGGAGAAGAGAAACAGCCAGAGATACAGTTATCATGGCAACCCCGAAGACGCTATCCCACTCTTAGAGCTTCACATTCAGGACGGCAGGCCGCCTGTGCTTAATTCAAATGACGAGACACAGGAAGCCGAGCCTGAGCAGCCGGCGGTGAAACCCCTTCTTGATGTATATGGAGACAGCAATACGACAATGTCGTCTGgaaaatcaaaagagaaaatttggccTGCAGTGGTGTAA
- the LOC140922493 gene encoding uncharacterized protein, whose amino-acid sequence MAGNVSEKLDKILGELKKLEKLDAIEATLKDLTSRLGNVESTIDKMKEDARSVESSIKGMDKSLAYLNKEVEELRGTVEDKDKQIEYLHTQHLYLESYSRRENLKFFGIPENEASTSQGKDAVGTIDVLCEFLHNVLGFRDPKRNMEFQRVHRIGKSVRGKPRPILARFLRYQDRETVLRAGFELKGTEYMILQDFPQEIIERRRNQMPQLKEAKKRGQKVSFSKSEPDKLFIDGKFISA is encoded by the coding sequence atGGCCGGTAACGTTAGTGAAAAACTCGATAAAATTCTTGGGGAACTTAAGAAACTGGAGAAACTCGATGCAATTGAGGCAACGTTGAAGGATTTAACAAGCAGATTGGGGAACGTCGAATCAACTATCGACAAGATGAAAGAAGACGCACGTTCTGTGGAAAGTTCGATCAAAGGTATGGATAAGAGTCTTGCATATCTCAACAAAGAAGTTGAAGAGCTTCGTGGAACGGTAGAAGACAAGGATAAGCAAATAGAATATTTGCACACGCAACACCTTTATCTCGAATCGTACAGCAGGagagaaaatctgaaattttttgGCATACCGGAAAACGAAGCCAGCACTTCGCAGGGGAAAGATGCGGTTGGCACAATTGATGTTTTGTGTGAGTTTCTTCATAATGTCCTTGGCTTTAGGGATCCAAAGAGGAATATGGAGTTTCAACGAGTGCATCGGATCGGTAAATCCGTACGTGGAAAGCCCAGGCCGATATTAGCCCGTTTTTTACGCTATCAAGATCGCGAGACAGTGCTTCGTGCTGGGTTTGAATTGAAAGGCACTGAGTATATGATTTTGCAAGACTTCCCTCAGGAAATCATAGAGAGAAGGCGCAACCAAATGCCTCAATTAAAGGAAGCTAAAAAAAGGGGCCAAAAAGTATCCTTTAGTAAATCGGAACCGGATAAACTCTTTATTGATGGCAAGTTCATTTCTGCGTAA
- the LOC140922759 gene encoding uncharacterized protein isoform X2, translating into MKTTTTQKNLESSTTPSSTEIMTSQSSSPVAMTTNAGVEVKVESTTSAPETEHNVTHTTHPTDHEEPHGNITHSPHDLHVTHHTMGTPNEPDVDAATGDEKQTGGGEIVSIIVVLGLLGGMIAFVIFMIIKDRARTGGANLKDRKLPVIGDDHGFKPLKEVPEEKEKEKEHKVTHVEKRNSQRYSYHGNPEDAIPLLELHIQDGRPPVLNSNDETQEAQPEQPAVKPLLDVYGDSNTTMSSGKSKEKIWPAVV; encoded by the exons ATGAAAACAACCACAACACAGAAAAACCTTGAATCTTCCACGACGCCATCTTCAACAGAAATTATGACATCGCAAAGCAGCTCACCAGTTGCCATGACTACAAATGCTGGCGTCGAAGTTAAGGTTGAGAGCACCACGTCAGCACCGGAAACGGAACACAATGTTACCCACACCACCCATCCTACTGATCATGAAGAGCCGCACGGAAATATCACGCACTCACCACATGATCTACACGTGACACACCACACAATGGGCACTCCAAATGAGCCTGATGTAGACGCTGCCACGGGTGATGAGAAGCAGACTGGAGGCGGCGAGATTGTGTCAATCATAGTAGTGCTTGGTCTGCTGGGTGGCATGATTGCATTCGTCATTTTCATGATAATAAAAGACAGGGCCAGAACAGG GGGGGCAAACCTAAAGGATCGCAAGCTTCCAG TTATCGGTGATGACCATGGTTTTAAGCCTCTTAAAGAAGtaccagaagaaaaagaaaaagaaaaagaacataaGGTTACCCACGTGGAGAAGAGAAACAGCCAGAGATacagttaccatggcaacccCGAAGACGCTATCCCACTCTTGGAGCTTCACATTCAGGACGGTAGGCCGCCTGTTCTTAATTCAAATGACGAGACACAGGAAGCCCAGCCTGAACAGCCGGCGGTGAAACCCCTTCTTGATGTATATGGAGACAGCAATACGACAATGTCGTCTGgaaaatcaaaagagaaaatttggccTGCAGTGGTGTAA
- the LOC140923174 gene encoding uncharacterized protein yields MHFVFLKFFPFLIAAFNLTFAWKVKVDRQLNGIDHFELLDDDKKSICTTTEKAMEFCAKHRAVMVRNTRICLDDQQSLYCRCNSTKSTFLLHEERCVVEENVPRYLPIGPFPDCKFPMAIQDSSNHRSCNSNPVPALLTSTNGKPRSYSICSELASREVISCDVSKGNSWYLNNGRWKRMWELYSRGKSSSGSEAKLESILQKLSSNNSRWSGFIVSLQATCTVKLDFLRLRGNPPPEEMKTCLLLKINGFHLWSLKLHQMNFTQPREDIIFNTTRNYTSHLEDYTNTSSDTTVTKSVLTTTLRIPTTATYSKSVEPHSWTSVLLVVFYSVILIVIVVITLWVLRDECRPSLKTAWKASKRRQSIGNPTYERGRTNSLSLMPMRTVNHSDPSPYAVCPCAAVYQPIVENTRPHNLNDCSNLYESLKSVKKNSQRRAATNSLYQDLNITNTNTSSVNANSEELNCPPEAETKTPSSLASNDSNSCGTTIANSKRRSVSASFTPKRSKKKPRSKSEVLERKKFSLVKTTGIYSLPVTNGTNPASVDSNKQCDLISVRMRSKQTVNKRTGELDREECPEDETTMDELTVLCQSNPSSSPPDKDTTPHSNDIGLSNMSSESDAIRESLQEDSLSGLEIVVESDCSEYDETENQSNQSDPFYYVLEGPNPT; encoded by the exons AtgcattttgtatttttgaaattctttccctttttaatTGCGGCATTTAATTTAACCTTCGCATGGAAAGTCAAAGTTGATCGTCAGCTCAATGGAATTGATCACTTCGAGCTACTTGATGACGACAAGAAGAGCATTTGTACAACCACAGAAAAAGCCATGGAATTCTGCGCCAAACACCGGGCTGTTATGGTCAGAAATACAAGAATATGTCTAGATGATCAACAATCGCTTTACTGTCGATGTAATTCCACAAAGTCGACGTTTTTACTGCACGAAGAAAGGTGTGTTGTTGAAGAAAATGTTCCACGATATCTCCCGATTGGACCTTTTCCAG ACTGCAAGTTTCCCATGGCCATTCAAGATAGTTCGAACCATCGAAGCTGTAATTCGAACCCAGTGCCCGCTCTGTTAACAAGTACAAATGGCAAGCCTCGGAGTTATTCGATCTGCTCCGAGCTTGCATCACGAGAGGTCATTAGCTGTGACGTTTCCAAGGGTAATTCCTGGTACTTAAACAATGGACGGTGGAAACGAATGTGGGAACTGTATTCAAGGGGAAAGTCTTCCAGTGGGTCGGAAGCTAAACTGGAATCGATTCTTCAAAAG TTGAGCTCAAATAACTCAAGATGGAGTGGGTTTATCGTTTCCCTGCAAGCAACTTGTACGGTGAAACTGGATTTTCTAAGACTTCGAGGCAACCCACCACCTGAGGAGATGAAAACCTGTCTTCTCCTCAAGATCAACGGTTTCCACTTAT GGTCACTGAAATTACATCAGATGAACTTTACTCAACCAAGGGAAGATATAATATTTAATACGACAAGGAATTATACCAGCCATTTAGAAGATTACACTAACACTTCGTCAgatacaacagtgacaaagagtGTTTTAACTACAACACTGCGAATTCCTACAACAGCAACTTATAGCAAAAGCGTCGAACCACATAGCTGGACATCTGTTCTTCTTGTTGTATTTTACAGCGTCATattaattgttattgttgttattactCTTTGGGTGTTGCGTGATGAATGTCGCCCGTCTCTGAAGACTGCTTG GAAAGCGTCAAAACGAAGGCAGAGCATAG GAAATCCAACGTACGAACGAGGCCGTACCAACAGCCTTTCTTTGATGCCAATGAGAACTGTCAATCATTCAGACCCTTCTCCGTACGCCGTTTGCCCCTGTGCTGCGGTATATCAGCCAATAGTGGAAAATACCAGGCCACACAACCTAAATGATTGCAGTAACTTGTATGAGAGTTTGAAAAGCGTCAAGAAAAATTCACAGCGAAGAGCGGCAACTAACTCAttgtaccaggatttgaacaTTACCAATACAAATACGTCGAGTGTGAATGCGAATTCAGAGGAACTGAATTGTCCACCGGAAGCGGAAACGAAAACCCCTTCGTCGTTGGCATCAAATGACAGTAACTCTTGTGGAACAACAATTGCCAATTCAAAGAGACGCTCTGTTAGCGCTAGCTTTACTCCAAAGCGATCAAAAAAGAAGCCGCGGAGCAAATCCGAGGTATTAGAACGCAAGAAATTTTCTCTTGTCAAAACAACTGGGATATACTCTCTTCCTGTCACCAATGGTACAAATCCTGCGTCGGTTGATTCAAACAAGCAATGTGATTTAATATCAGTGCGCATGCGTTCAAAGCAAACTGTGAATAAGAGGACTGGGGAATTAGACCGCGAGGAGTGTCCTGAAGATGAAACAACAATGGACGAATTGACTGTATTATGTCAATCAAACCCGTCGTCATCGCCACCAGACAAAGACACAACACCACATAGCAATGATATTGGTCTTAGTAATATGTCTTCAGAAAGTGATGCAATTCGTGAAAGCTTACAAGAGGATTCTTTAAGTGGCTTGGAAATTGTTGTAGAGTCTGACTGTAGCGAGTATGATGAAACAGAAAACCAGTCTAACCAGTCAGACCCGTTTTACTATGTACTGGAAGGACCTAATCCAACATGA